In a genomic window of Oncorhynchus keta strain PuntledgeMale-10-30-2019 chromosome 26, Oket_V2, whole genome shotgun sequence:
- the rpl4 gene encoding 60S ribosomal protein L4, translated as MACARPLISIYSEKGESSGKNVVMPAVFKAPIRPDIVNFVHTNMRKNSRQPYAVSGLAGHQTSAESWGTGRAVARIPRVRGGGTHRSGQGAFGNMCRGGRMFAPTKTWRRWHRRINTTQKRYAICSALAASALPALVMSKGHRIEEIPEVPLVVDDKVEGYKKTKEAVLLLKKLKAWNDIKKVYASQRMRAGKGKMRNRRRIQRKGPCIIYNQDQGVTKAFRNIPGITLQNVNKLNLLRLAPGGHVGRFCIWTESAFRKLDQLYGTWRKSASLKVDYNLPMHKMTNTDLSRILKSEEIQKALRAPNKKIRRRVLKKNPLKNLRIMMKLNPYAKTARRQAILLHDPTIKAKMLKPKKKPAKKPAAPTKAAPAKAAPTKA; from the exons ATG GCTTGTGCCCGGCCTTTAATCTCGATCTACTCCGAGAAAGGAGAAAGCTCAGGCAAAAATGTTGTCATGCCTGCAGTGTTCAAGGCTCCCATCCGCCCCGACATTGTCAACTTCGTGCACACCAACATGCGCAAGAACAGTCGTCAGCCCTATGCCGTCAGCGGACTGGCAG GTCACCAGACCAGTGCTGAGTCCTGGGGTACAGGCAGAGCTGTGGCCCGTATCCCCCGTGTGAGGGGAGGTGGTACCCATCGCTCCGGCCAGGGAGCCTTCGGCAAT ATGTGTCGTGGAGGTCGCATGTTCGCCCCCACCAAGACGTGGCGCCGCTGGCACCGCAGGATCAACACCACCCAGAAGCGTTACGCCATCTGCTCCGCTCTGGCCGCCTCCGCCCTGCCCGCTCTCGTCATGTCCAAAG gaCACCGCATTGAGGAGATCCCAGAGGTTCCCCTGGTGGTTGACGACAAAGTGGAGGGTTACAAGAAGACTAAAGAGGCCGTGCTGCTGCTGAAGAAACTCAAGGCCTGGAACGACATCAAGAAG gtgtacGCGTCACAACGTATGCGAGCTGGCAAAGGTAAGATGAGGAATCGCAGGCGTATTCAACGCAAAGGACCGTGCATCATCTACAACCAGGACCAAGGTGTCACCAAGGCCTTCAGAAACATCCCTG GTATCACCCTGCAGAACGTGAACAAGCTGAACCTGCTGAGGCTCGCCCCCGGCGGTCACGTTGGTCGCTTCTGTATCTGGACCGAGTCCGCCTTCCGCAAGCTGGACCAGCTCTACGGGACCTGGCGCAAGTCCGCCTCTCTCAAGGTGGACTACAA TCTGCCCATGCACAAGATGACCAACACAGATCTGAGCAGGATCCTGAAGAGTGAGGAGATCCAGAAGGCACTCCGTGCACCAAA CAAGAAGATCAGGCGCAGAGTCCTGAAGAAGAACCCTCTGAAGAACCTGAGAATAATGATGAAGCTGAACCCCTACGCCAAGACAGCCCGACGTCAAGCCATCCTGCTGCATGACCCGACT atCAAGGCCAAGATGCTGAAGCCCAAGAAGAAGCCGGCTAAGAAGCCAGCAGCCCCCACCAAGGCAGCCCCCGCTAAGGCAGCCCCCACCAAGGCATAA